The genome window ATGCCGCTGTATTTACTGTAATTGCTTCTTGTAATTGATCAATATCTCCATAGGGAATCGTTTTAACCCCCGGTAACAATGGTCCAAATCCGCGTTTATATTCTTCATCAGAGGAAAGAGAAACGGCTCCCAATGTTCTTCCATGAAAATTCCCCTCACACACAATGAGTTCTGCTTTGTCCTTTTCTATTCCTTTACGGTCATATCCCCATCTTCTTGCTGCTTTGATAGCAGTTTCTACGGCTTCAGCACCTGTATTCATCGGGAGGATCATCTCTTTTTTGGTTAGAGAGCTAATCTTTTCATACCAGGGACCTAATTGATCATGATGAAAAGCTCGAGAAGTCAAGGTTACACGATCCGCTTGTCTCTTCAATGCTTGAATTATTTTAGGATGGCGATGACCTTGGTTTAATGCTGAATAAGCACTTAGCATATCCATATATTTATTTCCTTCAGGATCAGTAATCCAGACACCTTCTGCTTCTGAAATGACAATTGGCAGTGGATTATAGTTTTTTGCTCCATATTTCTCCGACTGCTCCATTAGTGAGATAGATTTATTAACTTCATGTACCATTCAATCATCCTTTCCAATTTAATGTATAATGTAAGTAAATATCTATACTATTCACTTTAGCTGATTTTTCTACGGATGGATAGAATCTTATTTGTATTTTCTAAAAATTCATTCTTGGCATAATAAACCCTAACTTAGCCACATTAGTTCTCCCTATGAAAACGCAAAAAAGGCTGCCCTATGTGTAATTCACATCGGACAGCCCTTTATAAGAAATTATTTTTTAATTAAATCGTCGCGGTTAGATTGATCAATCCACTCTTGTAATTTATCTTTTAACGTATTAAATCCTTGTACGTTTTCTGTTTCAACTACAGCAGCTGTTTGACGTTTAGGACGAGGTTTTTTTGCTTTAGCAGCTTCTGGTTGTGCTGGTGCTTCTTCTGTTGCACGGATAGAAAGACCAATTTTACCAGCATTTTCGTCAATGGAAAGAACTTTAACGTTCACTTCATCGCCAACTTTTAAAAACTCATTAATATCTTTTACATAACCATGGGTTACTTCTGAAATATGAACTAAACCTTGTGTATTTTCGTCTAAAGAAACAAACGCACCGTAAGGTTGAATACCTGTTACCTTTCCTTTAATAACACTTCCAACTTCAATTTTATCTGACATGAGAACACTCCTAATTGTTTATATTAATTTTCCTTTTATATGCATTATAAGATTATATCACAATATCGCCATATTTACAAAAGGATTTATTTCACTGTTATAATTCCCGTTAATCTTTTGCTTAAACTATGACTTTTACGAACCTGCTTAAATAAGAAAGAGGCATTTGAAAGGATGGGATTCCCATCTATTCGAAACACCTCTTTTAGCCTCTATTTAGAATATTTTTCGACAAAACACTTCATTCGTTTCATAGCTTCTTGTAATTGTTGCAATGATGTAGCATAGGAACAACGAACGTGTCCTTCGCCACTTTCACCAAATACACTTCCTGGAACAACTGCTACTTTTTCTTCCATCAGCAGTCTTTCTGCGAATGTCTCAGCATTCATTTTTGTTGCTGTTATATTAGGAAACGCATAAAAAGCTCCACCAGGAATATGACAAGTTAACCCCATATCATTTAAAGATTGAACGATAAAATTCCTTCTGCGCCGGTAGCTTTTCTTCATTTCTTCCACATCGTTTTCACCACTTCTCAATGCTTCTAGTCCCGCATATTGAGCCATCGTTGGTGCACACATTAAACTATATTGATGAATCTTGAGCATTGCTTGAATTAATTCCTCTGGTCCACAAACAAACCCTAGTCTCCAGCCAGTCATGGCAAATCCTTTTGAAAAACCAGAAAGGAGAATAGTACGTTTCCACGCTCCCTCTATTGCTGCTGTACTTGTATATTCATCATCATAGCAAAGCTCTGCGTATATTTCATCGGAAAGAATAAGCAAGTCATGCTTTTCTGCTACTGCCACAATTGCTGCAAGCTCTTCTTGAGAAAGTGTGGATCCCGTAGGATTATTCGGCGAACAAATCATAATGGCTTTTGTTCGTTCCGTAATTACTTCTTCTAATTGAAAAGGCTTGATTTTAAAATCATTCTCCTTTAAGCTTTGAACCGCAATTGGAACCCCTCCTGCAAGCGTTACTAACGGTGCATAAGAAACGAAGCATGGTTCAACAACAATAACCTCTTCTCCTTGGTTCAGAATGGCTCGTAAAGCGATATCGATTGCCTGACTAGCTCCAACAGTTACAATGATTTCTGAAGATGGCTTATAGGATACCGCAAATCTTTTTTGCATATAATGACTAATTTCCTCTCGAAGCTCGATTAAGCCTGGATTCGCCGTATAAGAGGTATACCCTTGCTCTAGTGATAAAATCGCTGCCTCTCTTGTTGACCAAGAGGTAACAAAATCTGGCTCTCCTACCCCAAGGGAAATAACTCCTTCCATACCGGATGCTAAATCAAAAAATCTGCGTATTCCAGATGGTTTCATTTCCTCAACCTTTTGTGCAATATAACTTTTTGTTTGTTTCATTACGGTGACACCACAATTCTTTTGTCTTCATCCGATGGTTCAAATATTGTTCCATCATGCTTATATTGTTTTAAAATAAAATGAGTCGTTGTTGAGATAACTGAATCCAATGTAGAAAGTTTTTCCGAAACAAATCTCGCTACTTCATTCATCGATTTGCCTTCAATAATAACTGATAAATCATATGCTCCGGACATTAAATATAATGATTTAACTTCTTTAAAGCGATAAATTCTTTGAGCAACCTCGTCAAAGCCTACCCCTCTTTTAGGTGTTACTTTAACGTCAATCATTGCAGTTACGCCTTCATGACCTTCCACTTTTGACCAATCTACTATAGATGTATAACGTACCACTACATTTACTTCTTCTAATTTGGCAATCATTTCTTTTGTCTTTTCTAAATCTTCCCCAATCATCTTAGCTATATCTTCATCAGAAATCCTTGCATCTTTTTCTAGAATTTCTGCAATTTCAATTTCTTTATTTGTTAATTTCATGTCCATCCTCCTGCTCGCCTTTTAAATATTCTCATTATATCAAATTATCACTAAATTTAATGTACTAATTTCATTTTTCAACAGCAAATTTGTATGCAATTTATTTGCTGTATTTTCTATATAAAGAAAAAATTTATTTGACTCTCTAAAAAGAGCAAGAACTGTTTCGTTTTAGCGATAAAAGTTTACGCGAGATTGCCATGCAATCCTCTAAAGGGAGTTTTTCTTCAAAAGAAAATTCAAAGATAGCTTGGATAGAAGCTGCCAGATCATCTTCCAAATCAACATCATGCATCGCTTGAAGAATATCCGCAATTTCAGTATCGTAATTGCCCTCTCCTATTGAAAATGGGTCCCATTCATTTAATAAACGCACACATTCAAAATTAATTTCCTGACTATTCATCCGTTGTCACCTTTCGTTCCATTTGTTCAAAAACCATTCTATCATATTTCCTTCTGAAGAAGATAACAGAAATAAAGAGCACCCCCTCCATTCTCACCATTTAAAAAGGTAAATTTTTATTGACAATTCAGTATTTTAGCTTTATTATTCATTTAGTGAAAATTCCATAATTACTTATCAAGAGAGATTGAGGGAACAGGCCCGATGACATCCAGCAACCTCCTTTCCTAAAGGAAGGTGCTAACTCCTGCAGAATGACTTATTCTGAAAGATAAGATCGGTATAATTAATACGATACTTCTTTCAAAATGAAAGAAGTTTTTTTTATTTCCCAGACTTAACGAAAGGAATTTTCGCCAATCTTAACTGATAAAGGTTTTAAAATAATGTTACAAAATATTGCGTTTTTAGCAAAGGGGGATAGTATTTTCTAATGATACAAGTAAATGATTTGGTCAAAATATATAAAACAAAAAAAGAACAAGTTATTGGTGTTGACCATGTTTCTTTATCAATTAAAAAAGGCGAAATATTTGGAATTGTCGGCTATAGCGGAGCTGGTAAAAGCTCTCTGCTTCGCTGTCTAAATTTATTAGAAAAGCCCACCAGTGGAGAAATTATCATCGATAATATTTCTTTAACAAAGTTAAATCAAAAGCAATTAAGAGCCGCTCGCTTAAAAATCGGCATGATTTTTCAACATTTTTACCTTGTTAGTAGTAAAACGGTATATGAAAATATTGCTTTTGCTCTTAAAGCAGCTAATTTACCTTCTAAGAAAATACATAAACGGGTATTAGAGTTGCTTGATATGGTGGGGCTGGCAGATAAGAAAGATGTCTTTCCTGCCCAATTAAGTGGAGGACAAAAGCAAAGAGTGGGAATCGCTAGAGCCCTTGCAAATAATCCAACCGTGCTTCTTTGTGATGAAGCAACGTCTGCACTTGATCCAACTACAACAAAATCCATTCTTGCGTTATTAAAAAAAATTAATAAGGAACTTGGTTTAACCATCGTTCTAATCACCCATGAAATGGAGGTTGTAAAAGATATTTGTGATCGAATGGCTGTCATGGAAGCAGGGAAGGTAGTGGAAGAAGGTTCAGTTTACGATATGTTTGCAAACCCAAAACAGGAGCTTACTAAAAACTTTGTAAATAGCATTCTTCAATTTGAATTACCTAACCACCTATTAGAAGAAAGAAAAGGGAAAATCATTAAGGTTACCTTTCAAGGTGCCATCGCGGAAGAGGGAATTATCTCGGACGCCTTTCAGCACTATCAGGTGAAGGGAAATATACTTCATGGAAAAATCGAATATATTCAAAATAATCCCCTTGGTATTTTTATCATGGAATTAACAGGGGAAGAAAATGAAATTGTAAAAGCGATACAGTATATTAAAGATCGCACCCAAAATGTGGAGGTGATATATCATGCCTCTTAGTCTGGATTGGAATTATTTGATCGAGTTACTTCCTGACTTAAATTCAGCGTTTTTTGAAACCTTATATATGGTTGGCATTTCTATTGTTGTGGCTATTATTGTGGGTTTACCGATCGGAATCCTCTTATTTGTAACAGATAAAGGATTGTTTCTCGAAAACACACTATTAAAAAACACGGTAGGCTTTGTTGTAAACATGGTGCGGTCTATCCCTTTCATTATCTTACTAATCGCCCTTTTACCATTGGCAAAATGGATTACTAACACAACGATTGGTCCTACTGCTGCTTCTGTTTCCCTATCTGTTGCTGCGATTCCTTTTTTTGCGAGAATAGTGGAACAAGCATTTCGCGAAATTGATAAAGGAGTTATTGAAGCTTCTGTCGCTATCGGTGCATCCCCATGGATGATTATCTGGCAAGTCTTGATACCAGAAGCAAGACCTGGAATTATTCAAGGAATCACTATTACCATTATCAATTTAATTGCCTATTCTGCTATGGCTGGAATAGTCGGCGGCGGCGGTGTAGGTGATCTTGCCATTCAATATGGCTATTATCGCTATGATAATACTGTCATGATTACGACTGTCGTTGTTCTCATTTGCTTGGTTCAAATCATTCAATTCTTTGGGGATAAAATATCCAAGACATTGGATAAGCGTTAATAATCACTTTAAGTTAATAGGAGGAAAAGACAATGAAAAAAATACTTATAGGAATTCTATTATTATTATCATTTACTGTACTTAGTGCTTGCGGACAAGACAAAAACAATGCAGATACAGGAGAGAAAAAGGAAATTAATATTGGTGCAACTTCTGGTCCCTATGCAGACATGGTTAAAAAGGCTATTAAACCTATTTTGGAAGAGAAAGGCTATAAAGTAGAAGTTACAGAGTTTACAGATTATGTGCAGCCAAATAAAGCACTAGCCGACGGTAGTATTGATGCGAATCTATTCCAACATAAAATTTATATGGAATCTTTTGCTCAACAAAATAACATAAAGTTATCTGAACTAATTTCTGTTCCAACTGCACCAATGGGTATTTATTCCAATAAATTTAAAAGTTTAGAAGAAATTGCAGATGGATCAACAATTGCTATCCCTAACGATCCGACCAATGCGGCGCGTGCTTTCTTAATTTTAGAAGAAGCAGGTTTAATTGAAATTGATCAAGCTGCCGATCCACTTACTGTATCTGAAAAAAATGTGACAAAGAATATAAAAAATCTAAAATTTGAAACAATTGAAGCGGCTCAATTACCTCGTGCAGTTGACAGTGTAGATTTATCCGCTGTACCAGGCAACTTCGCCCTAGCAGCAAAAATGAACTTATTAGACGCACTAAAACTAGAAAATATGCTTGATCAATATCG of Niallia circulans contains these proteins:
- a CDS encoding DUF1871 family protein, with the protein product MNSQEINFECVRLLNEWDPFSIGEGNYDTEIADILQAMHDVDLEDDLAASIQAIFEFSFEEKLPLEDCMAISRKLLSLKRNSSCSF
- a CDS encoding MetQ/NlpA family ABC transporter substrate-binding protein, translated to MKKILIGILLLLSFTVLSACGQDKNNADTGEKKEINIGATSGPYADMVKKAIKPILEEKGYKVEVTEFTDYVQPNKALADGSIDANLFQHKIYMESFAQQNNIKLSELISVPTAPMGIYSNKFKSLEEIADGSTIAIPNDPTNAARAFLILEEAGLIEIDQAADPLTVSEKNVTKNIKNLKFETIEAAQLPRAVDSVDLSAVPGNFALAAKMNLLDALKLENMLDQYRNRVVVNTKDIDAPFAKDIKAAVESAEFEKVIDKEFKGFGKPEWMN
- a CDS encoding methionine ABC transporter permease: MPLSLDWNYLIELLPDLNSAFFETLYMVGISIVVAIIVGLPIGILLFVTDKGLFLENTLLKNTVGFVVNMVRSIPFIILLIALLPLAKWITNTTIGPTAASVSLSVAAIPFFARIVEQAFREIDKGVIEASVAIGASPWMIIWQVLIPEARPGIIQGITITIINLIAYSAMAGIVGGGGVGDLAIQYGYYRYDNTVMITTVVVLICLVQIIQFFGDKISKTLDKR
- a CDS encoding methionine ABC transporter ATP-binding protein, which encodes MIQVNDLVKIYKTKKEQVIGVDHVSLSIKKGEIFGIVGYSGAGKSSLLRCLNLLEKPTSGEIIIDNISLTKLNQKQLRAARLKIGMIFQHFYLVSSKTVYENIAFALKAANLPSKKIHKRVLELLDMVGLADKKDVFPAQLSGGQKQRVGIARALANNPTVLLCDEATSALDPTTTKSILALLKKINKELGLTIVLITHEMEVVKDICDRMAVMEAGKVVEEGSVYDMFANPKQELTKNFVNSILQFELPNHLLEERKGKIIKVTFQGAIAEEGIISDAFQHYQVKGNILHGKIEYIQNNPLGIFIMELTGEENEIVKAIQYIKDRTQNVEVIYHAS
- a CDS encoding Lrp/AsnC family transcriptional regulator encodes the protein MKLTNKEIEIAEILEKDARISDEDIAKMIGEDLEKTKEMIAKLEEVNVVVRYTSIVDWSKVEGHEGVTAMIDVKVTPKRGVGFDEVAQRIYRFKEVKSLYLMSGAYDLSVIIEGKSMNEVARFVSEKLSTLDSVISTTTHFILKQYKHDGTIFEPSDEDKRIVVSP
- the yugI gene encoding S1 domain-containing post-transcriptional regulator GSP13, whose protein sequence is MSDKIEVGSVIKGKVTGIQPYGAFVSLDENTQGLVHISEVTHGYVKDINEFLKVGDEVNVKVLSIDENAGKIGLSIRATEEAPAQPEAAKAKKPRPKRQTAAVVETENVQGFNTLKDKLQEWIDQSNRDDLIKK
- a CDS encoding aminotransferase yields the protein MKQTKSYIAQKVEEMKPSGIRRFFDLASGMEGVISLGVGEPDFVTSWSTREAAILSLEQGYTSYTANPGLIELREEISHYMQKRFAVSYKPSSEIIVTVGASQAIDIALRAILNQGEEVIVVEPCFVSYAPLVTLAGGVPIAVQSLKENDFKIKPFQLEEVITERTKAIMICSPNNPTGSTLSQEELAAIVAVAEKHDLLILSDEIYAELCYDDEYTSTAAIEGAWKRTILLSGFSKGFAMTGWRLGFVCGPEELIQAMLKIHQYSLMCAPTMAQYAGLEALRSGENDVEEMKKSYRRRRNFIVQSLNDMGLTCHIPGGAFYAFPNITATKMNAETFAERLLMEEKVAVVPGSVFGESGEGHVRCSYATSLQQLQEAMKRMKCFVEKYSK